The following are encoded in a window of Nakamurella sp. A5-74 genomic DNA:
- a CDS encoding MerR family transcriptional regulator has translation MTAAGLPAGQSWSIGAVLARLKPDFPEVTISKIRFLETEGLITPERTPAGYRQFSPADIERLRFVLTAQRDHYLPLKVIKDQLDARSRGLEPATPSPRLPRSLGIAIGPDTTEVGVDTHLRMTRVELLAASGLTTEQLRDVESFGLVSIGAGGWYGAEAAQIAAAAAELFAAGLEARHLRPLRTAADREAAMISQMVSAQARQKDPDARERAEAMAAQLAGTVLRLHATLVRAGLRRDLSG, from the coding sequence ATGACCGCAGCGGGCCTCCCCGCCGGGCAGTCGTGGAGCATCGGCGCCGTACTGGCCCGCTTGAAGCCGGACTTCCCGGAAGTGACGATCTCCAAGATCCGATTCCTCGAGACCGAAGGTCTCATCACCCCGGAGCGCACTCCGGCCGGGTATCGACAGTTCAGCCCGGCCGACATCGAACGGCTGCGGTTCGTGCTCACCGCCCAGCGCGATCACTACCTGCCGCTCAAGGTGATCAAGGATCAGCTGGATGCCCGCTCCCGTGGCCTGGAGCCGGCCACCCCGTCGCCGCGCCTTCCCCGATCGTTGGGGATCGCGATCGGTCCGGACACGACCGAAGTCGGTGTCGACACCCACCTGCGGATGACGAGGGTCGAACTCCTCGCGGCATCCGGGCTGACCACCGAGCAGCTGCGTGACGTCGAGTCGTTCGGACTGGTCTCGATCGGCGCAGGTGGTTGGTACGGGGCGGAGGCCGCGCAGATCGCCGCTGCCGCCGCCGAACTGTTCGCAGCCGGGCTCGAAGCCCGTCATCTCCGCCCGCTGCGGACGGCCGCCGACCGGGAGGCAGCGATGATCTCGCAGATGGTCTCCGCGCAGGCGCGGCAGAAGGATCCCGACGCGCGGGAGCGGGCCGAGGCCATGGCAGCCCAGTTGGCCGGCACCGTGTTGCGGCTGCATGCGACGTTGGTCCGGGCGGGGTTGCGGCGCGACCTCAGTGGCTGA
- a CDS encoding FHA domain-containing protein codes for MSHVDNTPPGSSGSPQGSAGSDAATTSIFKAVTVGDPERPGEQTLTGLDALRPGTALLVVKRGPNAGSRFQLDVPLVTAGRHPESEIFLDDVTVSRRHAEFRRVDGGFEVSDTGSLNGTYVNREPIESSLLVNGDEVQIGKFRLVFLTADAAAAGGAAAQQ; via the coding sequence ATGTCACACGTCGACAACACGCCGCCCGGGTCCTCGGGGTCCCCGCAGGGATCGGCCGGCTCCGACGCTGCCACCACCTCGATCTTCAAGGCCGTCACGGTCGGCGATCCCGAGCGTCCCGGCGAGCAGACCCTGACCGGTCTGGACGCCCTGCGGCCGGGCACCGCGCTGCTGGTCGTCAAGCGTGGTCCGAACGCCGGGTCGCGCTTCCAGCTCGACGTCCCGTTGGTGACGGCGGGTCGTCATCCCGAGAGCGAGATCTTCCTCGACGACGTGACCGTGTCGCGTCGGCACGCCGAGTTCCGACGGGTCGACGGCGGTTTCGAGGTCAGCGACACCGGCTCGTTGAACGGCACCTACGTGAACCGTGAACCGATCGAGAGCTCTCTGCTGGTCAACGGCGACGAGGTGCAGATCGGCAAGTTCCGGTTGGTCTTCCTGACTGCCGACGCGGCCGCGGCCGGCGGCGCCGCGGCCCAGCAGTGA
- a CDS encoding LLM class F420-dependent oxidoreductase, giving the protein MDTPAASADTHPVGTSPDRPARVGVQIQPQHRSIANMRQACADLEDVGVDIIFNWDHFFPLSGEPDGLHYECFTLLAAWAEATERVELGPLVACNSYRNPQLLADMARTIDHLSEGRFILGIGSGWFERDYTEYGYEFGTAGGRLDALARDLPLIEQRWAALNPAPVRDIPVLIGGGGEQKTLRIVARHADIWHGFGEPEVIAHKHAVLDERCAEIGRDPREIERSAGVAFTPGRAPEVVSDYPGNAQELYDVGTRLFTVALDEELDYGKVRDLVAWRDAVNQR; this is encoded by the coding sequence ATCGATACCCCTGCCGCCTCCGCCGACACGCACCCGGTCGGCACCTCCCCCGACCGACCGGCCCGGGTCGGCGTCCAGATCCAGCCGCAACACCGTTCGATCGCCAACATGCGGCAGGCCTGCGCCGATCTGGAGGACGTCGGCGTCGACATCATCTTCAACTGGGACCACTTCTTCCCACTCTCGGGCGAACCGGACGGCCTGCACTACGAATGCTTCACCCTGTTGGCCGCCTGGGCGGAGGCCACGGAGCGGGTCGAACTCGGACCGCTGGTGGCGTGCAACAGCTACCGCAATCCCCAGTTGCTGGCGGACATGGCCCGCACCATCGATCACCTGTCGGAGGGCCGGTTCATCCTGGGCATCGGCTCCGGCTGGTTCGAGCGCGACTACACCGAGTACGGCTACGAGTTCGGGACCGCGGGCGGCCGGCTGGACGCGCTGGCACGCGACCTGCCCCTGATCGAACAGCGGTGGGCCGCACTGAACCCTGCACCGGTGCGCGACATCCCGGTGCTGATCGGCGGCGGCGGCGAGCAGAAGACGCTGCGCATCGTGGCCCGCCATGCCGACATCTGGCACGGCTTCGGCGAGCCGGAGGTGATCGCGCACAAGCACGCAGTGCTCGACGAGCGCTGCGCGGAGATCGGCCGCGACCCCCGGGAGATCGAGCGCAGCGCCGGGGTCGCGTTCACCCCGGGACGTGCGCCCGAGGTCGTCAGCGATTACCCCGGAAACGCCCAGGAGCTCTACGACGTGGGCACCCGGCTGTTCACGGTGGCCCTCGACGAGGAGCTCGACTACGGCAAGGTCCGCGATCTGGTGGCCTGGCGGGACGCGGTCAACCAGCGCTGA
- the gcvH gene encoding glycine cleavage system protein GcvH — MIPEDLQYSSDHEWVRTTSGDAVRIGITDFAQGALGDIVYVQLPDLGSTFSAGDTIGEVESTKSVSDLFAPVGGTIVTRNEALDAAPETVNSDPYGDGWMVEIQLDDPAELESLMDADAYGNQVGGE, encoded by the coding sequence GTGATCCCTGAGGACCTGCAGTACAGCTCCGACCACGAGTGGGTCCGCACCACGTCCGGCGACGCCGTCCGGATCGGCATCACCGACTTCGCGCAGGGAGCGCTGGGCGACATCGTGTACGTCCAGTTGCCCGACCTGGGCAGCACCTTCAGCGCAGGCGACACCATCGGCGAAGTCGAATCGACCAAGTCGGTGTCCGATCTCTTCGCGCCCGTCGGCGGCACGATCGTGACGCGCAACGAGGCACTCGATGCGGCCCCCGAGACGGTCAACTCCGATCCCTACGGTGACGGCTGGATGGTGGAGATCCAGCTCGACGATCCGGCCGAACTGGAGAGCCTGATGGACGCAGACGCGTACGGCAACCAGGTCGGCGGCGAGTAG
- a CDS encoding DUF881 domain-containing protein: MTAVVAFVLVALLGFGFVTQLRSTAAGDNLEALRSDDLVQILDGLQQREDDLNAEIRTQEVTLQGLLAGGASSGEALAEARKQASELEIINGVAPATGPGITLRIGDPARAVSPEFLLDTVQELRNAGAEAIQIGSVRIGVDSAFVGAAASLQIDGKPINRPISVKAIGEPATLAAAMSIPGGVVDSVRRVGATIDVGQSRSISITALRTPRAPIYARPAG, from the coding sequence GTGACAGCGGTCGTCGCCTTCGTCCTCGTCGCGCTGCTGGGTTTCGGTTTCGTCACCCAGCTGCGCAGTACCGCCGCCGGCGACAATCTCGAAGCCCTGCGCTCCGACGATCTGGTGCAGATCCTCGATGGCCTGCAGCAGCGCGAGGACGATCTGAATGCCGAGATCCGCACCCAGGAGGTGACCCTGCAGGGACTGCTCGCCGGCGGGGCGAGCTCCGGGGAGGCACTGGCCGAAGCGCGGAAGCAGGCCTCGGAGCTGGAGATCATCAACGGCGTCGCGCCCGCCACCGGGCCTGGCATCACCCTGCGGATCGGCGATCCGGCCCGTGCGGTGAGCCCGGAGTTCCTGCTCGACACCGTCCAGGAGCTCCGCAACGCCGGCGCCGAGGCGATCCAGATCGGCTCGGTGCGGATCGGTGTCGACTCCGCGTTCGTCGGGGCTGCGGCCTCCCTGCAGATCGACGGCAAGCCCATCAACCGACCGATCAGCGTGAAGGCCATCGGCGAGCCGGCCACGCTGGCCGCGGCCATGTCGATTCCCGGCGGAGTGGTCGACTCCGTCCGCCGGGTCGGTGCGACCATCGACGTCGGCCAATCCCGGTCGATCAGCATCACCGCCTTGCGGACGCCGCGAGCCCCGATCTACGCTCGCCCGGCTGGATGA
- a CDS encoding small basic family protein, whose product MTEPKAPLDTDSAAHPAAGRWSAIVFAVVALLAGAVIGLLASPSVPDWLAPYLPIAVVAALDALFGALRAFLQRVFDSRVFVVSFIGNVLVAALIVFLGDQLGVGSQLSTAVVVVLGIRIFANVAAIRRQVFHA is encoded by the coding sequence ATGACCGAACCGAAAGCACCGCTGGACACCGACAGCGCGGCACACCCCGCAGCGGGACGATGGTCGGCGATCGTCTTCGCGGTCGTCGCGTTGCTGGCCGGCGCCGTCATCGGTCTGCTGGCGTCGCCGTCGGTGCCCGACTGGCTCGCCCCGTACCTGCCGATCGCCGTCGTTGCCGCGCTGGACGCGCTGTTCGGCGCGCTGCGCGCCTTCCTGCAGCGGGTGTTCGACTCCCGGGTGTTCGTGGTGTCGTTCATCGGGAACGTCCTGGTGGCAGCGCTGATCGTCTTCCTCGGTGATCAGTTGGGTGTCGGCTCGCAGCTGTCGACGGCGGTCGTCGTCGTGCTCGGCATCCGGATCTTCGCCAACGTCGCCGCGATCCGCCGTCAGGTCTTCCACGCATGA
- a CDS encoding DUF881 domain-containing protein translates to MADHRPQEPREPREPGGPREPQEPQELPEPLELPESDAVPRQTRAPSGSSTDTSPREFGLAWLQGMANDALDPGYAAAARRRSPTTPGSGARRHAPSTAVRLAVAMLVAGLSVGIAVGWRHFTAPADAKARSAVLQDVRVAQSRQDVLAARAEELDAQIRGQQMLAGAGGPLRSVTALRDDAALTAVTGPGVQLTVDQADSTTPILDRDLQFLVNGLWEAGAEAVSVGGVRLRSTSAIRQAGGAILVDNRPVFWPITIDAIGDPEAVQVALVSTAGYGRMLSLKSNYGAGFTVATVGSLTLPGGGTAELRYADVPTSTSTSTSTSASTADRSTDVPTENEPEPTR, encoded by the coding sequence GTGGCTGACCACCGCCCGCAGGAACCCCGGGAGCCGCGGGAACCCGGGGGGCCGCGGGAGCCGCAGGAGCCGCAGGAGCTGCCGGAGCCGTTGGAGCTGCCGGAGTCCGACGCGGTCCCCCGACAGACCAGGGCGCCGAGCGGTTCCAGCACCGACACCTCACCGCGGGAGTTCGGTCTGGCCTGGCTGCAGGGCATGGCCAACGATGCGCTCGACCCCGGTTATGCGGCTGCTGCCCGACGCCGCTCGCCGACGACCCCGGGCTCGGGAGCGCGGCGACACGCACCGTCCACCGCGGTGCGGCTGGCCGTCGCGATGCTGGTGGCCGGACTGTCCGTCGGCATCGCCGTGGGGTGGCGACATTTCACGGCCCCCGCCGATGCGAAGGCCCGCTCGGCCGTCCTGCAGGACGTTCGGGTCGCGCAGTCCCGGCAGGACGTGTTGGCGGCCAGGGCCGAGGAACTCGATGCGCAGATCCGCGGGCAGCAGATGCTCGCCGGTGCGGGCGGTCCGCTCCGTTCGGTCACCGCGCTCCGTGACGACGCCGCGCTCACCGCCGTCACCGGTCCTGGGGTGCAGTTGACGGTCGACCAGGCCGACAGCACCACGCCGATCCTCGACCGTGACCTGCAGTTCCTGGTCAATGGGCTCTGGGAGGCCGGTGCCGAGGCGGTCTCGGTCGGCGGGGTGAGACTGCGTTCCACCTCGGCGATCCGGCAGGCGGGTGGCGCGATCCTGGTCGACAACCGGCCGGTCTTCTGGCCGATCACCATCGACGCGATCGGCGACCCGGAGGCCGTCCAGGTGGCGCTGGTGTCGACCGCCGGTTACGGCCGGATGCTCTCGCTCAAGTCCAACTACGGCGCCGGGTTCACCGTGGCCACCGTCGGGTCCCTGACGTTGCCGGGGGGCGGTACCGCCGAGCTGCGCTACGCGGACGTGCCCACCAGCACCTCCACCAGTACCTCCACCAGCGCGTCCACCGCCGATCGGTCCACCGACGTGCCGACCGAGAACGAACCGGAGCCCACGCGATGA
- a CDS encoding CDP-alcohol phosphatidyltransferase family protein has translation MTEPGAVGGVGTGAATGTSEQDASDRIWTIPNALSILRLLGVPLFLWLLLGPQEDGWALVVLVVSAFTDWADGKLARLLGQYSKLGELLDPAADRLYIFATLIAFVIRGIIPWWAAALLIARDVVLGLAIPVLRRHGYPPLPVHYLGKAATFCLLYAFPLLLLAQGEALIQRIAEPFGLAFTVWGMGLYLWAGALYLRQVIWVIRRTPVRLSWGQALRPDSSMVSTAPVGKPARSAGG, from the coding sequence ATGACCGAACCGGGGGCGGTCGGCGGGGTCGGGACAGGCGCCGCAACGGGGACCTCCGAGCAGGACGCCTCGGACCGGATCTGGACGATCCCCAACGCGCTGTCGATCCTCAGGCTCCTGGGCGTGCCGTTGTTCCTGTGGCTGCTGCTCGGACCGCAGGAGGACGGCTGGGCGCTCGTCGTGCTCGTGGTCAGCGCGTTCACCGACTGGGCAGACGGCAAGCTCGCCCGGCTGCTGGGCCAGTACTCCAAGCTCGGCGAGTTGCTGGATCCGGCCGCCGACCGGCTGTACATCTTCGCGACGCTGATCGCCTTCGTCATCCGCGGGATCATCCCCTGGTGGGCCGCTGCCCTGCTGATCGCGCGTGACGTCGTCCTCGGTCTCGCGATCCCCGTGCTCCGCCGACACGGTTACCCGCCGCTGCCGGTGCACTACCTGGGCAAGGCGGCCACCTTCTGCCTGCTGTATGCCTTCCCGCTCCTGTTGCTGGCGCAGGGCGAGGCACTGATCCAGCGGATCGCTGAGCCGTTCGGGCTGGCCTTCACCGTCTGGGGCATGGGCTTGTACCTCTGGGCCGGTGCGCTGTACCTGCGGCAGGTGATCTGGGTGATCCGAAGGACGCCGGTGCGGCTGTCGTGGGGGCAGGCGCTGCGACCTGATTCCTCGATGGTCTCGACCGCGCCGGTGGGCAAGCCTGCCCGGAGCGCCGGTGGCTGA
- a CDS encoding anthranilate synthase component I family protein, with protein MRGTGTRPLPVAHSPALRVGGSRPARAVFGPLAAEGLVEVVDLQVRPEVLDGSGWWAVVGTFEGRLTGYRFERVSTMHHPTTAPPGWLGPDRTAWRSSLSAQQYRTGVQLIREAIAAGDVYQVNLCRILSADDTGADPAGLSARLLRSNPAPWSGMLDLGADWVVSASPELFLRRDGDRLVSAPVKGTAAPGEPFADKDFPENVMICDLVRNDLSRVAVAGSVRVTSLLAREEHPGLAHLVSTVAARLRPGLGWGDLLRATFPPGSVSGAPKISALQVISRLEPTPRGPYCGCFGFVDADRGTAALAVGIRTFIRSAGTIAFGTGAGITWASDPQAEWAETELKAARLIGLASG; from the coding sequence ATGCGCGGAACCGGTACCAGGCCCCTTCCGGTGGCTCACTCCCCCGCGCTCCGGGTCGGTGGCTCCCGCCCTGCACGAGCCGTCTTCGGGCCACTCGCAGCCGAGGGTCTCGTCGAGGTCGTCGACCTGCAGGTCCGACCCGAGGTGCTGGACGGCAGCGGTTGGTGGGCCGTGGTCGGGACGTTCGAAGGACGACTCACCGGCTACCGGTTCGAACGGGTCAGCACGATGCACCACCCGACCACCGCTCCACCGGGCTGGCTCGGACCGGACCGGACGGCCTGGCGCTCGTCCCTCTCGGCGCAGCAGTACCGCACCGGCGTGCAGCTCATCCGGGAGGCGATCGCAGCCGGCGACGTCTATCAGGTCAACCTCTGCCGGATCCTGTCCGCCGACGACACCGGGGCGGACCCTGCCGGGCTGAGCGCGCGCCTGCTGCGGAGCAACCCGGCGCCGTGGTCGGGGATGCTCGACCTGGGCGCCGACTGGGTGGTGAGCGCGTCGCCGGAGTTGTTCCTGCGGCGCGACGGTGATCGGCTGGTCTCGGCGCCGGTCAAGGGCACGGCGGCGCCGGGAGAACCGTTCGCCGACAAGGACTTCCCGGAGAACGTGATGATCTGCGACCTGGTGCGCAACGACCTTTCCCGGGTCGCGGTCGCCGGATCGGTACGGGTCACCTCCCTGCTCGCCCGGGAGGAGCATCCGGGCCTGGCCCACCTGGTGTCCACCGTCGCTGCCCGCCTGCGCCCCGGGCTCGGCTGGGGCGATCTCCTGCGGGCGACGTTCCCGCCGGGATCAGTGTCGGGGGCACCCAAGATCAGTGCTCTCCAGGTGATCAGCAGGCTGGAACCCACCCCGCGCGGTCCCTACTGCGGGTGTTTCGGTTTCGTCGACGCCGACCGCGGTACGGCAGCCCTGGCGGTCGGTATCCGCACCTTCATCCGGTCTGCCGGGACGATCGCCTTCGGCACGGGCGCCGGGATCACCTGGGCCTCCGATCCGCAGGCCGAATGGGCCGAGACTGAACTCAAGGCCGCGCGGCTCATCGGACTGGCCAGCGGCTGA
- a CDS encoding UTP--glucose-1-phosphate uridylyltransferase: protein MSDEGLRQAQELMAADGLPPQAIAVFSRFYRDLESGATGMVHEADIDPLQDVTALADVQIGDDEQRSALAQTAIIKLNGGIGTSMGMEQAKSLLPVRGALSFLDVIVRQVLHLRQTHDVALPLVFMNSFRTRDDTLRTLAGYPELAIDGLPADFLQNREPKLRADDLTPAQWPADPSMQWCPPGHGDLYTALSTSGILEALLDKGFRYASVSNSDNLGAAPDPRIAGWFAASGAPYAAEVCTRTAADVKGGYLVVRKADGRLVLRETAQTPKEEVALADDITRHRYFHTNNLWFDLRVLADTLTERDGVLGLPLIRNAKTVDPSDSSSTPVIQIESAMGAAVEVFDGAVALQVPRSRFLPVKTTNDLLLVRSDVYRLDERGRLVSDLPAGADDPLVDLDSRFFKLVKGFEQRFPAGPPSLRHARSLTVRGDWTFGAEVTARGDAVLAERDSPGTVPDGTVLGD, encoded by the coding sequence ATGAGCGACGAGGGACTGCGTCAGGCCCAGGAACTGATGGCCGCCGACGGGCTGCCGCCCCAGGCCATCGCGGTGTTCTCCCGGTTCTACCGGGATCTGGAGTCCGGTGCGACCGGGATGGTGCACGAGGCCGACATCGACCCGCTGCAGGACGTCACCGCGCTGGCGGACGTGCAGATCGGCGACGACGAGCAGCGCTCAGCGCTCGCACAGACCGCGATCATCAAGCTCAACGGCGGCATCGGGACGTCGATGGGGATGGAGCAGGCGAAGTCGTTGCTCCCGGTCCGGGGCGCGCTGAGCTTCCTGGACGTCATCGTCCGGCAGGTGCTGCACCTGCGGCAGACGCACGACGTCGCCCTGCCACTGGTGTTCATGAACTCCTTCCGCACCCGCGACGACACCCTGCGGACGTTGGCCGGGTACCCGGAGCTCGCGATCGACGGTCTGCCGGCCGACTTCCTGCAGAACCGCGAGCCCAAGCTGCGGGCGGACGATCTCACGCCGGCGCAGTGGCCGGCGGATCCGTCGATGCAGTGGTGCCCGCCCGGGCACGGCGACCTGTACACAGCACTGAGCACCTCCGGCATCCTGGAAGCGTTGTTGGACAAGGGTTTCCGGTACGCATCCGTGTCGAACTCGGACAACCTCGGCGCAGCACCGGATCCGCGGATCGCCGGCTGGTTCGCCGCATCAGGGGCGCCGTACGCTGCCGAGGTCTGCACCCGTACCGCCGCCGACGTCAAGGGCGGATACCTGGTGGTGCGCAAGGCGGACGGCCGGCTGGTGCTCCGCGAGACCGCACAGACCCCGAAGGAGGAGGTCGCCCTCGCCGACGACATAACCCGGCATCGCTACTTCCACACCAACAACCTCTGGTTCGACCTGCGGGTGCTCGCCGACACGCTGACCGAACGCGACGGCGTGCTGGGTCTGCCGCTGATCCGGAATGCGAAGACGGTCGACCCCAGCGATTCCTCGTCCACGCCGGTGATCCAGATCGAGTCGGCGATGGGCGCCGCGGTCGAGGTGTTCGACGGCGCCGTCGCCCTGCAGGTCCCGCGCAGCCGGTTCCTGCCGGTGAAGACGACGAACGACCTGCTGCTCGTGCGTTCGGACGTCTACCGCCTCGACGAGCGTGGTCGGCTGGTGTCCGACCTGCCTGCCGGCGCCGACGATCCACTGGTCGACCTGGACAGCCGATTCTTCAAGCTGGTCAAGGGCTTCGAGCAGCGCTTCCCCGCCGGTCCGCCGTCGCTCCGGCACGCGCGCTCGCTGACCGTCCGCGGCGACTGGACCTTCGGCGCCGAGGTCACTGCCCGCGGCGATGCCGTGCTCGCCGAGCGCGACTCTCCCGGCACCGTGCCCGACGGGACAGTCCTGGGCGACTAG
- a CDS encoding Lrp/AsnC family transcriptional regulator: MADRPDVRSDDVDRDILRVLAADGRIANNALAERVGIAASTCLARVRALRESGAIRGIHADVDPAALGLPLQAMIAVRVQSGSRSHMMAFADHIRRRPEVRNVYFLAGADDFLVHVTAADSAALREFVVDALSARPEVALTETNLIFEHLRGAGLPG, translated from the coding sequence CTGGCCGATCGCCCGGATGTGCGCTCGGATGACGTCGACCGGGACATCCTGCGGGTGCTCGCCGCGGACGGCCGGATCGCCAACAATGCGCTCGCGGAACGTGTCGGGATAGCAGCCTCGACCTGCCTCGCACGGGTGCGCGCGCTCCGCGAGAGCGGGGCGATCCGCGGGATCCATGCCGATGTCGATCCGGCGGCGCTGGGGCTCCCGCTGCAGGCGATGATCGCGGTGCGGGTGCAGTCGGGCTCGCGCAGCCACATGATGGCCTTCGCCGACCACATCCGGCGACGGCCGGAGGTGCGCAACGTCTACTTCCTGGCCGGCGCCGACGACTTCCTGGTGCACGTGACCGCCGCCGACAGCGCTGCGCTGCGGGAGTTCGTGGTGGACGCACTCTCCGCGCGTCCCGAGGTGGCGCTCACCGAGACCAACTTGATCTTCGAGCACCTCCGCGGCGCGGGGTTGCCGGGATGA
- the ald gene encoding alanine dehydrogenase codes for MRIGVPSEIKNHEYRVALTPAGAHHLVAAGHAVSVQAGAGMGSLITDEEYAAAGATIVDGGGDAERAADQVWADAELVIKVKEPIAAEYHRLRDDLTLFTYLHLAADRPLTDVLLSSGTTSIAYETVQLPDRSLPLLAPMSEIAGRLAPQVGAYHLMRNEGGRGVLLGGVPGVTNSKVVVLGGGVSGMHAAEIALGMRAEVSILDLSIPTLRRLDVQFGGAVRTLASTAFSIAEELRTADLVIGAVLVPGAKAPKLVSNELVSQMKPGSVLVDIAVDQGGCFEDTRPTTHAEPTFTVHNSVFYCVANMPGAVARTSTFALTNATLPYVTAVASHGWRAASTADAALAAGLHSHRGTLTNLAVGEAHGIAAVSPAEALTA; via the coding sequence ATGCGCATCGGCGTCCCCAGCGAGATCAAGAACCACGAGTACCGGGTCGCGCTGACCCCCGCGGGTGCCCACCACCTCGTCGCCGCCGGCCATGCGGTCTCGGTGCAGGCCGGGGCCGGGATGGGTTCCCTCATCACCGACGAGGAATACGCAGCCGCGGGCGCGACGATCGTTGACGGTGGGGGCGATGCAGAGCGCGCAGCCGATCAGGTCTGGGCCGACGCCGAACTGGTGATCAAGGTCAAGGAGCCGATCGCCGCCGAGTACCACCGGCTGCGCGACGATCTGACCCTGTTCACCTACCTGCACCTGGCGGCCGACCGCCCGCTGACCGATGTGCTGTTGTCGTCCGGAACGACCTCCATCGCCTACGAGACCGTGCAGCTGCCCGATCGCTCGCTGCCGCTGCTCGCGCCGATGAGCGAGATCGCCGGTCGCCTGGCCCCCCAGGTCGGCGCCTACCACCTGATGCGCAACGAGGGCGGTCGCGGTGTGCTGCTCGGCGGTGTCCCCGGCGTCACCAACTCCAAGGTCGTCGTCCTCGGCGGCGGCGTCTCGGGGATGCACGCAGCGGAGATCGCACTCGGTATGCGTGCCGAGGTGAGCATCCTGGACCTCTCGATCCCGACGTTGCGACGCCTCGACGTCCAGTTCGGTGGAGCCGTGCGGACCCTCGCCTCGACCGCGTTCTCGATCGCCGAGGAACTGCGCACCGCCGACCTGGTGATCGGCGCCGTCCTGGTGCCCGGCGCCAAGGCTCCGAAGCTGGTGTCCAACGAGCTGGTCTCGCAGATGAAGCCGGGATCGGTGCTGGTGGACATCGCGGTCGACCAGGGCGGCTGCTTCGAGGACACCCGACCGACCACCCACGCGGAGCCGACCTTCACCGTGCACAACTCGGTCTTCTACTGCGTTGCGAACATGCCGGGAGCGGTGGCCCGGACGTCGACGTTCGCGCTCACCAATGCCACCCTGCCGTACGTCACCGCCGTGGCGAGCCACGGCTGGCGGGCCGCGAGCACCGCGGACGCGGCGCTGGCCGCCGGGCTGCACTCGCACCGGGGCACCCTGACCAACCTCGCCGTCGGCGAGGCGCACGGCATCGCGGCCGTGAGTCCGGCGGAGGCACTGACCGCCTGA
- the dinB gene encoding DNA polymerase IV codes for MSRSPTEGFEEPPGILHADLDSFFSSVEQRDDVKLRGRPVAVGGGIIVAASYEAKAFGIRTPMGGAQARAMCPGLIVVPGRFAAYSEASRKVFEIFRDTTPLVEGISIDEAFLDVRGLRRSVGSAPWIAERLRRRVADEVGLPITVGIARTKFLAKVASAAAKPDGLLVVPVEGERAFLHPLPVERLWGVGKVTSTKLHAVGIDTVAQLAVTDLPTLTSLLGPHGGRHLLDLANLRDPRRVTVGRRRRSIGAQRALGRGVHTVAEIDATLIALVERVTGRMRKAERAGRTVVLRLRFADFDRATRSRTLSSATDSTDEILAAVRGLISAARPLIVDRGITLVGIAVTNIEDDDQPTLPFDDIPGPAIDSAVDAIRSKFGTDAVRRGVLVGRNTGYSMPTLPD; via the coding sequence GTGTCGCGATCTCCCACCGAAGGTTTCGAGGAGCCCCCCGGGATCCTGCATGCCGACCTCGACTCGTTCTTCTCCTCCGTCGAACAGCGCGACGATGTGAAGCTGCGCGGCCGGCCCGTTGCGGTCGGCGGCGGCATCATCGTCGCTGCCAGCTACGAGGCCAAGGCATTCGGCATCCGCACCCCGATGGGGGGCGCCCAGGCGCGGGCGATGTGCCCCGGTCTGATCGTCGTCCCCGGCCGGTTCGCCGCGTACTCCGAGGCGAGCCGCAAGGTGTTCGAGATCTTCCGCGACACCACCCCGCTGGTCGAGGGCATCTCCATCGACGAAGCCTTCCTGGACGTCCGCGGACTGCGTCGCAGCGTGGGCTCGGCCCCGTGGATCGCCGAGCGGCTGCGCCGTCGGGTGGCGGACGAAGTCGGTCTGCCGATCACGGTCGGGATCGCACGGACCAAGTTCCTGGCCAAGGTCGCCTCGGCCGCAGCGAAACCCGACGGCCTGCTCGTGGTTCCCGTCGAGGGCGAACGCGCCTTCCTGCACCCGCTCCCGGTGGAACGCCTCTGGGGTGTCGGGAAGGTGACGTCCACCAAACTGCATGCCGTCGGCATCGACACCGTCGCCCAACTCGCGGTCACCGACCTTCCGACCCTGACGTCACTGCTCGGTCCCCACGGCGGGCGCCATCTGCTGGACCTGGCGAATCTGCGCGACCCGCGCCGGGTGACGGTCGGCAGGCGCCGGCGCTCCATCGGCGCCCAGCGGGCCCTGGGTCGCGGCGTGCACACCGTCGCCGAGATCGACGCGACCTTGATCGCCCTGGTGGAACGCGTCACCGGCCGGATGCGCAAGGCGGAGCGGGCGGGGCGAACAGTGGTGCTGCGCCTGCGGTTCGCCGACTTCGATCGGGCCACCCGGTCCAGGACGCTGAGCAGCGCAACCGATTCCACCGACGAGATCCTGGCTGCAGTCCGCGGCCTGATCTCTGCGGCGCGCCCGCTGATCGTCGATCGAGGCATCACGTTGGTGGGGATCGCCGTCACCAACATCGAGGACGACGACCAGCCGACCCTGCCCTTCGACGACATCCCCGGCCCGGCCATCGACTCCGCCGTCGACGCGATCCGGAGCAAGTTCGGCACCGATGCCGTCCGGCGCGGAGTACTCGTCGGCCGCAACACCGGCTACTCGATGCCGACCCTGCCGGACTGA